In Rhineura floridana isolate rRhiFlo1 chromosome 6, rRhiFlo1.hap2, whole genome shotgun sequence, one genomic interval encodes:
- the EIF6 gene encoding eukaryotic translation initiation factor 6 — translation MAVRASFENNNEIGCFAKLTNTYCLVAIGGSEGFYSVFEGELADTIPVVHASIAGCRIIGRMCVGNRHGLLVPNNTTDQELQHIRNSLPDSVRIQRVEERLSALGNVTTCNDYVALVHPDIDRETEEILADVLKVEVFRQTVADQVLVGSYCAFSNQGGLVHPKTSIEDQDELSSLLQVPLVAGTVNRGSEVIAAGMVVNDWCAFCGLDTTSTELSVIESVFKLNESQPSTIATTMRDSLVDSLT, via the exons ATGGCGGTCCGGGCCAGCTTCGAGAATAACAACGAGATCGGCTGCTTCGCTAAACTGACCAACACCTACTGCCTGGTGGCCATCGGAGGCTCGGAGGGCTTCTACAG TGTATTTGAAGGGGAGCTTGCTGATACCATCCCTGTAGTCCACGCTTCAATTGCTGGATGTCGGATCATTGGCAGAATGTGTGTGG GAAACAGGCATGGGTTGTTAGTCCCAAATAATACCACGGACCAGGAGCTTCAGCACATCCGAAATAGCCTTCCAGACTCAGTTCGAATCCAGCGAGTGGAAGAGCGCCTGTCTGCCTTGGGCAATGTCACTACGTGCAATGACTATGTAGCACTTGTCCATCCAGACATCGACAGA GAGACAGAAGAGATTTTAGCAGATGTACTGAAAGTGGAAGTCTTTAGGCAGACTGTAGCAGACCAGGTGCTGGTGGGAAGTTACTGTGCTTTCAGCAATCAGGGAGGACTGGTGCACCCCAAGACTTCCATTGAAGACCAGGATGAGCTCTCCTCATTGCTACAAGTCCCGCTTGTG GCTGGGACAGTTAACCGTGGCAGTGAAGTAATTGCAGCTGGAATGGTTGTGAATGACTGGTGTGCCTTCTGTGGCCTGGATACAACCAGCACAGAGTTATCTGTTATTGAGAGTGTCTTCAAACTCAATGAATCACAGCCAAGTACCATTGCTACTACGATGAGAGATTCTTTGGTTGACAG CTTGACATGA